CCTCTGTTATCACTATTGGCGTTGGTAATGGAAACAATGGCGGCGGCGGTTTAGTAGCTGCTCGCAGACTTGCTGCTTGGGGGTTTAATGTGAATTTAGATTTGGTAGTTCCTATTACCAAAGACCTGCCAAAAGCACAATTAGAAAGAGCGTTGTTGTTTGGAGCTAAAGAAGGTATTCCAGAAACAACGGATATTTGGGTAGATGCCTATTTAGGATTCTCTCAAAGATTACCGTTGTCAGATGCATTTGTAAAAAGTATTGCATTAGCAAACGCATCAACGGCATTTAGAATATCATTGGACATTCCCGTTGGTATTTCTAAAGATGGTGAATTATCAGGGTTTAAAGCAGACCAGGTAATGACATTGGCAGCTCCTAAAATTCTTTTAGAAAAATTACTAAGCGGAGTAGAAGTGTATATGGCTGATTTGGGAATTCCAAAATCGGTTTATGAGCATTTCAATATTCAAATGCCTGATTTTAAAGAATACCAATTGATAAGAATTAAATAACCAGAAAAAAACCGACCCATGGAAAAGAAAGTAGTGTGGCATAAAGTGTTAGATAATAAAAAGAGATTGGCAGAAGGTCGTGTAATGACCGTTACTGCTGCTCATAAAGGTATTTGCTTAACACATTTTAAAGGCAAATTTTCGGCTTTAGATAATAAGTGTCCGCACCAAGGTGGTCCTCTAGGGGAAGGTTCTATTGAAAACGGCTTGTTACGTTGCCCGTGGCACGGTTGGGATTTTGACCCATGTACCGGTGTGCCTCCAGGTGGTTATGATGATGGTATTGAAACTTTTCCAACAAAGGAAGAGGGCGATGAAATTTTTGTGGGTATTGAAGAGGAAGAGAAACACGCAGAAACGATTTCTGATGTGATGATAGAGACTATGGTGAACTGGGGTGTTGATACTGGTTTTGGCATGGTTGGTCACTCAAACCTAGGGGTTGCCGATGCCATGATGCGTCAAGAAGAAAAAGGAAATTTCAAATTTATCGGAATACGTCATGAAGGAGCTGCAGCATTTGCGGCATCTGCTTATGGTAAATTAATGGGGAAACCCGCAGTTTGCTTTGGTATTGCAGGTCCGGGTTCTACCAATATGTTTACCGGTATGTGGGATGCTAAAGTAGACCGTTCACCAATGTTGGCACTTTCTGGTCAGGTAAATACACAAGTACTGGGAACAGGTGCTTTTCAAGAAGTAGATTTGGTAGGTGCTTTTCAAACCGTAGCCAATTTTAACCATAGTGTACAACAAAACTCTAAGCATAGTGAATTAATGAGCTTGGCAATTAAAAGCGCATTAATAAATAGAGATGTATCTCATATTACTTTCCCAGATGAGGTTGCCTTTATGCCAAAGCCAGATAACGAAAAGGCACAGACTCCAGAAGATAGAATTACACCTTTTAATATTTCACCACCAAGACAAATGGTAGCGAAAGCAGTGGGTATGATTACAAAATCTGAACGACCTGCAATAATCGTAGGACATGGCGCTCGTTTTCAAATGAATGCTATAATCGCATTTGCAGAAAAATTAAACTGTCCGGTAATCACCACCTTTAAAGGAAAAGGACAAATTTCTGACCATCATGAATTAGGTTGTGGAGTACTTGGTAGAAGCGGAACGCCCATAGCTTCATGGTTTATGAACGAGAGTGATTTATTGATTGTTTTTGGAGCATCGTTTTCTAATCATACAGGTATTACGCCTAAAAAACCTATTATACAGGTAGATTATGACCCAGCAGCTTTAAGTAAATTTCATAAAGTTGATGCTGCGCTATGGGGAGAGATTTCTGAAACCTTGACCATTATAGAAGAACAAACCGAAGGAAAAATAAATACGGTAGATAGACGTCCAGAAATTGCTAAACGATGGGAGATATGGCAGGAGGAAAAAGCAAGTAGGCTGCAAGATGAAAGTACAGTTAGTCTAAGTTCAATTGCAGTATTTGATGCAATGAACAAAGTAGTACCAGACAATGCGGTTATTGCCGTAGATGTTGGTAACAACACCTATTCTTTTGGTCGTTATTTTGAACCTAAAAATCAATCTGTATTAATGTCGGGTTACTTGGGTTCTATAGGTTTTGCATTGCCTGCGGCAATGGGCGCTTGGGCTGCTCAAGGTAAAGAAAGACCTATTTGGTCGGTCTCAGGTGATGGTGGCTTTGGTCAGTATTTAGGTGAGATGATGACTTTGGTGAAATACAATATGAACATTAAGCATGTGCTTTTAAACAACTCGGAAATCGGTAAAATTTCAAAGGAGCAAAAAGCAGCTGAATTGGATGTTTGGAAAACTTCTTTACACAATGCTAATTTTTCAAAATATGCAGAGAATTGTGGGGCACTTGGTATTAGAGTTACCAAAATAGAAGAATTAATACCTGCTTTAGAAAAACTAAAAGCACATGATGGTCCGGCATTACTGGAAATAATCACTGACGCTAGTTTGATTTAAATAAGAAAACATGTTTCAATCATTTAGTATCATATTCTTAATTGCCGCCTTTTTTAGTTACGTCAACTATAAGTGGTTAAAGTTGCCATCAACCATTGGGTTAATGATTTTAGCTTTGTCAACGGTCATTTTAATTACATTGACTCAAAATATATTTCCTGCATTTTATCTTTACTTCTGCGATGTGGTAATCAATACAGATTTTAGAAGTCTGTTAATGGACGGTATGTTGAGTTTCTTGCTTTTTGCTGGATCTTTACATGTTAATATAGATGACCTAAAAAAAGAGCGGAAATCCATACTATTGTTTGCAACATTCGGAGTACTTATTTCTACTACAATAGTCGGTTTTTTAACCTATTATCTTGCTCAATCTTTAAGTATAGAATTACCGTTAATACATGCTTTGCTTTTTGGAGCATTAATTTCACCTACTGACCCTATTGCGGTAATGTCAATTTTGAAAAAGGCAAATATTCAGAAAAGTTTGGGAGTAAAAATTGAAGGTGAATCTTTGTTTAATGATGGTATTGGTGTTGTAGTGTTTTCTGGTTTGTTAATTGTAGCACGATTAGATGAAAATAGCAATGAATCCGTAAGTAGTGCAATTGGCGAGCTATTTTTAATGGAAGCCGTTGGTGGAATTGTCTACGGTTTGATTTTAGGTTATATAGGATATAGAGTTATTAAATCTATTAATGAAAATCCGCAATTAGCGGTTTTAATAAGTTTAGCCATTGTCATAGGTGGTTATGCAATAGCTTCGTTACTTCATGTATCCGGACCGTTGGCTATGGTAGTTTCGGGTATGGTCATTGGAAATAAAATTAATATTGCTTCAAATAAAGGAATAACCCGAAAGATGCTGAATGAAATTTGGGAAGTTCTAGATGATGTATTTAATGCTATTCTGTTCGTTCTAATAGGGTTGTCGATACACCTGCTAAAATTTGATTCTTTATACCTTACTTTAGGTGTCTTGTCTGTATTCGTGGTGCTTTTAGCTCGATTTATATCTGTATTATTGCCTTATAGCTTACTTAAACATGAAGAAAGTAAACCTATAAAAACCGTAGCTATTTTAACTTGGGGAGGCTTACGCGGCGGTATATCTATAGCGTTGGCACTTAGTTTGTCAGAAGACCTTTCCGCAGAAATAATATTGTACATAACTTACGTTGTTGTATTGGTATCGATTCTTGCTCAAGGATTAAGTATTGGTAAAGTGGCAAAGAAAATATATAGCTAGTAAAAGTATTTGATGATGGAAGAATCAGAAAAAGAAATAAAAAAGCAAGAAAAAGCGATTGATAAACAATTGATTACCGAATTGGGTATTGATAAAGAGAAGCTAAAAGAACTGAAGAAGAAACTAGCAAAAGTTGAACCTCGTTCAGAACGTGGTGCAGAAACTTTGTTTCGTTTGGTATCTAAAAATCAGTATACTTTGAACGCGATGATCGATAGAAAATCGAATATTCTTATTTCCATCAACGCACTTATTCTATCTATAATCTTGGGAACCGTATTAAGTCAGTTAGATAAAGATCCACATCTTATATATCCGGCAATTATAATGTTGGTAACTAATCTCATATCCATAGCATATGCAGTATTTGCCACTAGACCAGAACTTACGCATGGAGATAGAAGCACCAATAACCTTTTGTTCTATGGTAATTTTAATACTATGAATGAGGAAGAGTACACAGAAGAACTTACCGGCTTAATGTACAAAGGAGACGAACTGTATAAAACCATTGCAAAAGATACGTTTCATTTAGGTAAGACAATTGATAGAAAGTTTAAACTACTTAGAACTTCTTTTCATGTTTTCTTAGTAGGTATTATTTTGGCAGTGGTAGGCTTTATAGCTTGCCATATCATGTTTGCTATGTAATCTTAATTTAATGGTACGGCGTTCGTTTTAATTCTAAAACAACGCTCTTCTCCTAAGAAAAGCGGATTCCCATGTTTTTCTGACCAAAATCCGTCTAAAATATCTTTAGAAATACATTGGTAAACAGCAACACCTTTGTAAATATTACGGTCTTCGCCAGAATATCTAAAGTTTATAACCAGAATATTATTCTTAAAGAAACCCGTACCAGTTTGTTGCTGTGTATTGTTGATGGTCCATTTAGCTATAACTCTTGAATTTAAATCTAAGGATAAAATTAATTTTCCTTTATAGGTGTTATTTTCGGCATCCTGATTGCTCCCCATGATACTATATTCCCCAACTAAATCTTCAACAGTCATATAATTTTATTTCAGTTGCGAAAATATTGAAAATTTTAAAGGTTCATTTCATAAGAAGATGTATTAAAAAAGAAAGACCGAAAAAACAAAGTTTCTCCGGTCGATCTGAGTAGTTGAATAGAACAGTAACAATTAAAAAATGAAAATCCCAATCGAGGCATTTGGTATTCTCGCTTAACAACTAAACTTTAATTGGGGCAAAAAGGTTCTATTCAAAACTACTTTTAGGCATTTTATCTTTGTAGAGGTCTATAACGGTCCTTACACTTTTATGTTTTTTTAGGAGTAGTTTTGCCAAATCAGCTTCAATACCAAGAGCTTCTATAATCATTTTGGTTCCGCGTTCCACTAATTTTTTGTTAGACAATTGCATGTCTACCATTTTGTTTCCTTTTACTTTTCCGAGCTGAATCATTACCGATGTTGAAATCATATTCAGAACCAGTTTTTGAGCCGTACCGGCCTTCATTCGGGTGCTTCCGGTTACGAACTCGGGTCCAACTACAATTTCCATGGGATACTCCGCTGTCTGGGATAAAAGTGAGTTTTCGTTACAAGAAATACCTCCGGTTATGAGACCTTCTTCCTTAGCCTTTTTCAACCCGCCAATTACATACGGGGTAGAGCCAGATGCGGCAATACCCAGGAGTACATCATTTTTATTGATATTAAAGGGTTTCAGGTCTTCCCAAGCTTGTTCCGTATTATCTTCCGCATTTTCTACCGCTTTTCTTAGAGCCACGTCACCACCGGCAATAAGACCTATGATGTGGTCATCTGACACCCCAAAAGTAGGAGGGCATTCAGAGGCATCTAAAACTCCTAATCGTCCGCTAGTACCGGCGCCAATGTAAAAAAGTCTTCCGCCTTGCTGCATTTTATTAACTACAGCGGCCACAAAATTATGAATCTGTGGTAGCGCTTCTTCTATGGCCATCGGAACGGTTTTATCCTCAGCATTTATAGAACTGAGCAGCTCTAATAACTCCATCTTTTCAAGATTGTCATATTTAGAGGATTGTTCAGTGATGGGTTTACTCATCTTTCTTTGTTTTTTTATGTATTAATAGTAGTCCTGTAATAGTAATAGCTGCATTTACGGCTATGTTTATAAATCCGAAATCGAATTGAAATGTATTTTGAAAATAACTCCCCAAAAAATATGTGGCCATAGGTGCGGAAACGCAAACCAATGGTACCCATTTATCTTTAACGGAAACTTTGGTGAACATGCCAAAAAGGTATAAGCCCAATAGCGGCCCATAAGTATATCCTGCAACCTTAAAAATGAGCGAAATAACATCACCCTTGCTATTGGCGAAAGACACAATGATTACAAAAATGACACATGAAAACGCGATTAAAACCAGATTCTTCAGCTTCTTTTTGGTTTCACTTGGTTTATGTTCAATATCTAGAAAATCATAGGTGAACGAGGTTGTAAGGGCGGTTAAAGCAGAGTCCACGCTAGAGAATGAGGCAGCAATAATTCCCAGGATAAAAAATATACCTGCCAGAATGCCTAGATGGTTCAATGCCAAGTTAGGGAATAGGGTATCCGTATCTAACAGTAGTCCGTTTTTGCCTACTTGTAAGGCTATACCATTATCTTGAGCATAGATGTACATTAAAATACCAAGTCCCATAAAGAGAAATTGGGTAATGGCCAAAATGAGGCTATAGGTGAGTGTGTTTTTTTGAGCGTCCCAAACGTTTTTGCAGGTTAGGGTTTTCTGCATCATGTTTTGATCCAGACCGATCATGGCAATGGCCACTAAAATACCGGCTATAAATTGTTTGTAGAAATTGTTTCCTGAAGCGGCATCCCAATTAAAAATTTTAAAGTATTGGTGCTTTGTAACGCTTTCAACGGCTTCCGGTAAACTTAGGTTTAGAGAAGTTATGATGGTGTAAATAGTTATTACGGCGCCTAAAATGAGAAAAACCGTTTGCATGGTATCCGTCCATACAATTGTTTTAATTCCTGATTTGTTGGTGTAGAGCCAAACTAGGGCTAGAATAAGAATCACGGTTAAGAAAAAAGGAACACCAAAGTGGTCGAAAACCGCGAATTGTAAAATTTTTGCAGCCAATAATAATCGCAATGCGGCACCAAAAGATTGCGATACAAGAAAAAATAGTGATCCCGTTTTATAGGTTTTACTGCCGAAACGGTCATTGAGATAGGAATAAATGGACACCAATCTCAATTTGTAATAAAGGGGAGTTAATACAAAAGTAATAAAGAGATACCCCACAACATTCCCCAATATAAATTGATAGAAATGAAAATTGTTGTTGCCTACCATCCCCGGAAGAGAAACAAACGTAACTCCCGATAGACCGGCACCGACCATACCGAATGCAACTAAATACCAAGGCGATTTACGATCGCCCGTAAAATAGGTTTCGTCACTTGAATTTTTTGATGAGAAATAGGAAATAGCCATCAAAGTGTGGAAATAGATGGCTATGATAATTAAGATTAGAGTAGGACTCAAAAATGTAGGCTTTAAGGTTTAATGAAGTGTATTGGTAAAAACTTTATCAATGAAACTTCATTTGTATTTGGAGTATAAACGAACCAAAAATAAGGGCAGCTGTTAAACTGCCCCGTTATGTTACAAGTGTTTGGAATTATAAAGCGGGGTTTGCAGGAGTATTGGTATTATTATCTCTTTCCGCATTGGGGTAAGGGTAATAGTTACGGTTTCTTTCTGCATTTGCATCCGCAGGTCCCGGTCTTTCAAACCTTCTATTGTCTTCTAAGGACAATCCTGTTAAATACAATTCCACTCTTCTGTTTTTATAGATTTCATCTAAAATATCGTCTTGGACAATAGGTCCTGAATACTCAGGAAGATTAGCGCCTAGGCCATAAATATCCGTTGTTGCTGTTTTCGTCAATACAGAATTTAGTTCGGTAACTGCATTCGTAAGGTCATTGGTTCTTGCGTATGCTTCTGCTTTGATCAAAAGAATTTCGCCCGGTAAATACACAGGGATTTCATCAAGATTATCGCTCCAAAAACCAACTACTTGGTAGTTAGGAGTTTCTGCTGCCAAATCATCTGCAGTAACATAGAAAGGTATACGTGCATCATTTTCATCAGGCAATAATTCCGAAGGCAGACCGAAAGTTAAATCTTTTGCCTGCGTTACGTTCTGTGAACCGAACCAAAATGCCAACGGGTTAGGAATGGAAGCATCGTAAACCCAAGTGGATTTAGCCGAAAGGTCCACTGCATTAGCGGCAGTTAGTGCTGCATCATAGTTACCGGCCATTAGATTGAATCTTGCCAACATAGCATTGACTGAGTTTTCCAGGTCTACTGAGGTAAAGATATCTGCGGTTGCAGTAGCATCCAGTCCTGCATCTATATATCCTTTGGCTTCGGTTAAATCTGCTATGGCATTTTGTAGTACGGTAGCTCGGTCTTCGAAAGTGGCATTTTCTATAATTTCTAGAGGAATACTTTCAAAAAACTGAATTAAGGTTCCGTGAGCCATAGCTCTATAGAAAAGACCATAAGCCTTTAAAGAACCCGAAGCAGAGGCGCTCTCACTTGCATCATCAGCGGCATCGATCACCGTAGTCGCCTCTTTTCGGGTTAACATTGCATTCGTCCACATGTTGATTAAAACTTCGTTTCCTCCGTTTACATCATCACCACCAAGCAAAATTTCGTTTTCACCTAGGTTACCAGGGTTCAACAGTCTCAATTCATCAGTATTCAATCCGGATATGTGCGTGTATGTATAAATTATACCTGCACGGTCCGAACTCCACCTTTGTTGAATCCCGTTTATCAACATTATTAAATTATCTGTGTTGTTCACTACATCTGGTTCAAGAGTAGAGTTGGGGTCTAAATATTCGGTATCACAAGATGATGCAACGATCACCAAAGCAATAGCCATTAGTTTTATTATGTTTTTCATATCAGTCTTTTTAGAAGTTTGCGCTTAGTGATAATGAGATGGTCATAGGAATTGGAACGTTACCGAAGTTTACGGATCGTAACAAGTTAGATTGCCCACCTGCGTTGGTCTCAGGATCGTAGCTGAAGAAATTATCAAAAGAAATCAAGTTTCTTCCTATTAAAGACAGCTTTACATTTTCTAATGTAGAATTGAAAAGTTCAGGAAATTCATATCCTAACGATACTTCACGAAGCTTTACAAAAGAACCGTC
This genomic interval from Zobellia roscoffensis contains the following:
- a CDS encoding cation:proton antiporter → MFQSFSIIFLIAAFFSYVNYKWLKLPSTIGLMILALSTVILITLTQNIFPAFYLYFCDVVINTDFRSLLMDGMLSFLLFAGSLHVNIDDLKKERKSILLFATFGVLISTTIVGFLTYYLAQSLSIELPLIHALLFGALISPTDPIAVMSILKKANIQKSLGVKIEGESLFNDGIGVVVFSGLLIVARLDENSNESVSSAIGELFLMEAVGGIVYGLILGYIGYRVIKSINENPQLAVLISLAIVIGGYAIASLLHVSGPLAMVVSGMVIGNKINIASNKGITRKMLNEIWEVLDDVFNAILFVLIGLSIHLLKFDSLYLTLGVLSVFVVLLARFISVLLPYSLLKHEESKPIKTVAILTWGGLRGGISIALALSLSEDLSAEIILYITYVVVLVSILAQGLSIGKVAKKIYS
- a CDS encoding RagB/SusD family nutrient uptake outer membrane protein is translated as MKNIIKLMAIALVIVASSCDTEYLDPNSTLEPDVVNNTDNLIMLINGIQQRWSSDRAGIIYTYTHISGLNTDELRLLNPGNLGENEILLGGDDVNGGNEVLINMWTNAMLTRKEATTVIDAADDASESASASGSLKAYGLFYRAMAHGTLIQFFESIPLEIIENATFEDRATVLQNAIADLTEAKGYIDAGLDATATADIFTSVDLENSVNAMLARFNLMAGNYDAALTAANAVDLSAKSTWVYDASIPNPLAFWFGSQNVTQAKDLTFGLPSELLPDENDARIPFYVTADDLAAETPNYQVVGFWSDNLDEIPVYLPGEILLIKAEAYARTNDLTNAVTELNSVLTKTATTDIYGLGANLPEYSGPIVQDDILDEIYKNRRVELYLTGLSLEDNRRFERPGPADANAERNRNYYPYPNAERDNNTNTPANPAL
- a CDS encoding NAD(P)H-hydrate epimerase, which encodes MQVTSLSLEAFKVMDYWAVEKFNLSIELMMENAGLQLARLIAKKANETSVITIGVGNGNNGGGGLVAARRLAAWGFNVNLDLVVPITKDLPKAQLERALLFGAKEGIPETTDIWVDAYLGFSQRLPLSDAFVKSIALANASTAFRISLDIPVGISKDGELSGFKADQVMTLAAPKILLEKLLSGVEVYMADLGIPKSVYEHFNIQMPDFKEYQLIRIK
- a CDS encoding Pycsar system effector family protein — translated: MMEESEKEIKKQEKAIDKQLITELGIDKEKLKELKKKLAKVEPRSERGAETLFRLVSKNQYTLNAMIDRKSNILISINALILSIILGTVLSQLDKDPHLIYPAIIMLVTNLISIAYAVFATRPELTHGDRSTNNLLFYGNFNTMNEEEYTEELTGLMYKGDELYKTIAKDTFHLGKTIDRKFKLLRTSFHVFLVGIILAVVGFIACHIMFAM
- a CDS encoding sodium:solute symporter encodes the protein MSPTLILIIIAIYFHTLMAISYFSSKNSSDETYFTGDRKSPWYLVAFGMVGAGLSGVTFVSLPGMVGNNNFHFYQFILGNVVGYLFITFVLTPLYYKLRLVSIYSYLNDRFGSKTYKTGSLFFLVSQSFGAALRLLLAAKILQFAVFDHFGVPFFLTVILILALVWLYTNKSGIKTIVWTDTMQTVFLILGAVITIYTIITSLNLSLPEAVESVTKHQYFKIFNWDAASGNNFYKQFIAGILVAIAMIGLDQNMMQKTLTCKNVWDAQKNTLTYSLILAITQFLFMGLGILMYIYAQDNGIALQVGKNGLLLDTDTLFPNLALNHLGILAGIFFILGIIAASFSSVDSALTALTTSFTYDFLDIEHKPSETKKKLKNLVLIAFSCVIFVIIVSFANSKGDVISLIFKVAGYTYGPLLGLYLFGMFTKVSVKDKWVPLVCVSAPMATYFLGSYFQNTFQFDFGFINIAVNAAITITGLLLIHKKTKKDE
- the murQ gene encoding N-acetylmuramic acid 6-phosphate etherase gives rise to the protein MSKPITEQSSKYDNLEKMELLELLSSINAEDKTVPMAIEEALPQIHNFVAAVVNKMQQGGRLFYIGAGTSGRLGVLDASECPPTFGVSDDHIIGLIAGGDVALRKAVENAEDNTEQAWEDLKPFNINKNDVLLGIAASGSTPYVIGGLKKAKEEGLITGGISCNENSLLSQTAEYPMEIVVGPEFVTGSTRMKAGTAQKLVLNMISTSVMIQLGKVKGNKMVDMQLSNKKLVERGTKMIIEALGIEADLAKLLLKKHKSVRTVIDLYKDKMPKSSFE
- a CDS encoding thiamine pyrophosphate-dependent enzyme, whose amino-acid sequence is MEKKVVWHKVLDNKKRLAEGRVMTVTAAHKGICLTHFKGKFSALDNKCPHQGGPLGEGSIENGLLRCPWHGWDFDPCTGVPPGGYDDGIETFPTKEEGDEIFVGIEEEEKHAETISDVMIETMVNWGVDTGFGMVGHSNLGVADAMMRQEEKGNFKFIGIRHEGAAAFAASAYGKLMGKPAVCFGIAGPGSTNMFTGMWDAKVDRSPMLALSGQVNTQVLGTGAFQEVDLVGAFQTVANFNHSVQQNSKHSELMSLAIKSALINRDVSHITFPDEVAFMPKPDNEKAQTPEDRITPFNISPPRQMVAKAVGMITKSERPAIIVGHGARFQMNAIIAFAEKLNCPVITTFKGKGQISDHHELGCGVLGRSGTPIASWFMNESDLLIVFGASFSNHTGITPKKPIIQVDYDPAALSKFHKVDAALWGEISETLTIIEEQTEGKINTVDRRPEIAKRWEIWQEEKASRLQDESTVSLSSIAVFDAMNKVVPDNAVIAVDVGNNTYSFGRYFEPKNQSVLMSGYLGSIGFALPAAMGAWAAQGKERPIWSVSGDGGFGQYLGEMMTLVKYNMNIKHVLLNNSEIGKISKEQKAAELDVWKTSLHNANFSKYAENCGALGIRVTKIEELIPALEKLKAHDGPALLEIITDASLI